From Bacteroidia bacterium, a single genomic window includes:
- a CDS encoding class I SAM-dependent methyltransferase: MELLFPKNWIDYELIDSGYFEKLERFGQYILIRPEPQAVWDKHLSNQDWESRAHVKFIPQSSNSGVWKKFKSMPDQWNINYKLGDKTLTFRLGLTSFKHVGLFPEQAVNWDFIYESIKAFSSKEIKVLNLFAYTGASSLAASAAGAVTTHVDSVKQVVNWARDNGTASGLENIRLIVDDAVKFVKRELRRGSKYHGIILDPPAFGHGPEGENWKLERDINGLLKEVAQLLDPVEHFLILNTYSLGFSSLIVENLAKCTFADHNLISTGEIFLPDKFGKNLPLGVFVKVLKTAK, encoded by the coding sequence ATGGAATTACTTTTTCCAAAGAATTGGATAGATTATGAGTTAATAGACTCAGGATATTTTGAAAAACTTGAAAGATTTGGACAATATATTCTTATTCGACCAGAACCACAGGCTGTATGGGATAAGCATTTATCTAATCAGGATTGGGAATCCAGGGCACATGTAAAGTTTATTCCTCAATCGAGTAATTCCGGGGTATGGAAGAAATTTAAATCAATGCCCGATCAATGGAATATTAATTATAAGCTTGGAGATAAAACTTTAACATTCAGATTAGGTTTAACGTCATTTAAACATGTTGGTTTATTTCCCGAACAAGCTGTTAACTGGGATTTTATTTATGAAAGTATTAAAGCATTTTCTTCAAAAGAAATTAAAGTATTAAATCTTTTCGCATACACTGGGGCTTCTTCACTTGCTGCAAGTGCAGCCGGAGCTGTAACTACACATGTTGATAGTGTAAAGCAGGTTGTAAATTGGGCTAGAGATAATGGAACGGCTTCAGGACTGGAAAATATCAGATTGATAGTTGATGATGCAGTAAAATTTGTTAAACGTGAACTTAGAAGAGGTAGTAAATACCACGGTATTATTTTAGATCCTCCAGCATTCGGACATGGACCTGAAGGTGAAAACTGGAAACTCGAAAGAGATATAAATGGATTATTAAAAGAAGTAGCTCAGCTACTCGATCCTGTAGAGCATTTTTTGATTCTTAATACTTACTCTTTAGGATTTTCGTCGCTAATTGTTGAGAATCTTGCTAAGTGTACTTTTGCAGATCATAATTTAATTTCAACCGGAGAAATCTTTTTGCCAGATAAATTTGGAAAGAATCTGCCTCTTGGTGTTTTTGTAAAAGTTTTAAAAACAGCGAAATAG
- a CDS encoding AtpZ/AtpI family protein produces MELEDQKISQKKKQLNSFGRYSSMAIQMMVIIAGGSLGGLQLDKWTDTKFPYFTLSLSVISVALAVYFAIKDVIKLNK; encoded by the coding sequence ATGGAATTGGAAGACCAGAAAATATCGCAGAAAAAGAAGCAATTAAATAGCTTCGGACGATATTCTTCTATGGCAATTCAAATGATGGTTATCATTGCCGGTGGAAGTTTAGGTGGACTTCAGCTTGATAAATGGACTGACACTAAATTTCCTTATTTCACCCTTTCTCTTTCAGTTATATCAGTTGCTTTGGCTGTTTATTTTGCAATAAAAGATGTAATAAAATTAAACAAATGA
- a CDS encoding endonuclease/exonuclease/phosphatase family protein: MNKIFLLVVVVFFIAANGFSQEKKYKALCVAFYNLENLYDTVNDPNKNDEEFLPDGGNKWNTEKYNKKLANMSTVISQIGDEIQAKGPVVLGVSEIENIKVLQDLVASPLLAPMNYGIVQIEGPDKRGVDVALLYQKQHFTVTSSRSVTLSIVGKPDFKTRDQLVVSGLLDGEQMHFIVNHWPSRSGGEKKSAPLRNAAADLCKSITDSIMKTDANAKIVIMGDLNDDPSNKSLTEHLKVKGDEKLTQPGDLYNPMYKMHKEGVGSLAYRDNWNIFDQMIVSQPLLLEDKSSLRFLKARVFKKNYMVQKDGAFAGYPFRTFVAGTWQGGYSDHFPVYIVLVKEK, from the coding sequence ATGAATAAAATATTTTTATTAGTTGTTGTAGTTTTTTTTATTGCTGCAAATGGTTTTTCACAAGAAAAAAAATATAAAGCATTATGTGTAGCTTTTTATAATCTCGAGAATTTATACGATACCGTAAACGATCCCAATAAAAATGATGAGGAGTTTCTTCCTGATGGAGGTAATAAATGGAATACAGAAAAATATAATAAAAAACTTGCAAACATGTCAACTGTTATAAGTCAGATTGGCGATGAAATTCAGGCTAAAGGTCCGGTTGTTTTGGGAGTAAGTGAGATTGAAAATATTAAAGTACTTCAGGATTTGGTTGCTTCGCCATTACTTGCACCTATGAATTATGGTATAGTTCAAATTGAAGGTCCCGATAAAAGGGGTGTTGACGTTGCTTTGCTTTATCAGAAACAACATTTTACTGTTACCTCTTCACGTTCTGTAACATTAAGCATAGTAGGTAAACCTGATTTTAAAACCCGTGACCAGTTAGTTGTTTCAGGATTATTGGATGGAGAACAAATGCATTTTATAGTAAATCACTGGCCTTCAAGAAGTGGTGGTGAAAAGAAAAGTGCACCATTAAGAAATGCTGCTGCCGATCTTTGTAAGAGTATAACAGATTCTATAATGAAGACTGATGCCAATGCTAAGATTGTAATTATGGGCGACTTAAATGATGATCCTTCAAATAAAAGTCTTACCGAGCATTTAAAGGTAAAAGGTGATGAGAAATTAACTCAACCTGGTGATCTTTATAATCCTATGTATAAAATGCATAAAGAAGGAGTTGGAAGTCTTGCATACAGAGATAACTGGAATATTTTCGATCAGATGATTGTTTCGCAGCCATTGTTATTAGAAGATAAATCTTCTTTAAGATTTTTAAAAGCAAGAGTTTTTAAGAAAAACTACATGGTTCAAAAAGATGGTGCTTTTGCTGGTTATCCGTTTAGAACTTTTGTTGCAGGTACATGGCAGGGTGGCTACAGCGATCACTTTCCTGTATATATTGTTCTGGTAAAAGAAAAATAA
- a CDS encoding polymer-forming cytoskeletal protein — MIMAKNNEPEVQVNSINIIGNGTTIVGDIQGEGDIRVDGNLKGTLITKGRVVIGSTGVFSGEITCRNADISGKVDGKIKVTELLALKASSKFSGDIITNKLAIEPNAIFTGTCNMAGNHINHGIGRPENIAEKEAIK; from the coding sequence CTGATTATGGCAAAAAATAATGAACCCGAAGTACAGGTAAACTCCATAAATATTATTGGTAACGGAACTACTATTGTCGGTGACATTCAAGGAGAAGGCGATATAAGAGTAGATGGAAATTTAAAAGGCACTCTTATCACTAAAGGAAGAGTTGTTATAGGATCAACCGGTGTATTCAGTGGCGAAATTACCTGTCGCAATGCAGATATTTCGGGCAAAGTTGACGGAAAGATTAAAGTTACTGAACTTTTAGCTTTAAAAGCATCTTCAAAATTTTCTGGCGATATAATAACAAATAAATTGGCTATTGAACCAAATGCTATATTTACAGGAACCTGTAATATGGCAGGAAACCATATTAATCATGGAATTGGAAGACCAGAAAATATCGCAGAAAAAGAAGCAATTAAATAG
- a CDS encoding phosphoadenylyl-sulfate reductase produces the protein MIFEEIERQIKLYKHQGKRLFATSSFQTQSVVLLHIMSQIDKSIPVYFMNTGYLFPETTQYKDLLQNKFDLNIIDLKPIVPKILQKDNQGNLLFTSDPDYCCFLNKVQPLDAILAEHDVWINGVRADQSKVRSELFVEDFAPHNVVRFHPMLDWTKQMIYAYIKEHNLPRHPLDEQGFVSIGCEPCTRKMVITDDERMGRWFGMNKTECGLNTDLVVKK, from the coding sequence ATGATATTTGAAGAAATTGAAAGACAGATAAAGCTATATAAGCATCAAGGTAAAAGACTTTTTGCAACATCTTCATTTCAAACTCAAAGTGTAGTTCTTTTGCATATTATGAGTCAGATAGACAAGTCGATTCCTGTATATTTTATGAATACGGGCTACTTGTTTCCCGAGACTACTCAGTATAAAGATTTGTTGCAAAATAAGTTTGATCTAAATATAATTGACTTAAAACCAATTGTACCCAAAATTTTACAAAAAGATAATCAAGGTAATTTGCTTTTTACCAGTGATCCTGATTATTGTTGCTTTTTAAATAAGGTTCAGCCATTAGACGCTATTTTAGCAGAACACGATGTATGGATTAACGGTGTAAGAGCCGACCAGTCTAAAGTGCGTTCAGAGCTGTTTGTTGAAGATTTTGCACCACATAATGTAGTACGTTTTCATCCTATGTTAGACTGGACAAAGCAAATGATATATGCTTATATTAAAGAACATAATTTACCTCGTCATCCATTGGATGAACAAGGTTTTGTAAGTATAGGCTGCGAACCATGTACAAGAAAAATGGTAATTACAGATGATGAACGAATGGGGCGTTGGTTTGGAATGAATAAAACAGAGTGTGGTTTAAATACCGACTTAGTAGTAAAAAAATAA
- a CDS encoding DUF4440 domain-containing protein, whose amino-acid sequence MFFAFIFFVPLITFSQKDIFEKSVRLTLADQEKAWNNGDLVSYMNGYWNNDSLKFIGKSGIQYGWQKTLDNYKKSYPDKSSMGNLKFEIVKIELLSDNSAFVIGKWALTREKGDINGYFTLLFKIIDGKTVIVCDHSS is encoded by the coding sequence ATATTTTTTGCTTTTATTTTTTTTGTTCCTTTAATTACATTTAGCCAAAAAGATATTTTCGAAAAATCAGTAAGATTAACACTTGCGGATCAGGAGAAAGCCTGGAATAATGGCGATTTAGTAAGTTATATGAATGGATACTGGAATAACGATTCTTTAAAATTTATAGGGAAAAGCGGCATACAATATGGTTGGCAAAAAACCTTAGACAATTACAAAAAATCTTATCCAGATAAATCGTCAATGGGTAATTTAAAATTTGAAATAGTGAAAATAGAGCTACTTTCTGACAATTCTGCTTTTGTTATTGGCAAATGGGCATTAACCCGCGAAAAAGGAGATATTAACGGATACTTTACATTACTTTTTAAAATAATAGACGGAAAAACTGTAATTGTTTGCGACCACAGCTCATAG